In the genome of Triticum urartu cultivar G1812 chromosome 5, Tu2.1, whole genome shotgun sequence, one region contains:
- the LOC125507896 gene encoding neo-calmodulin-like: protein MAGAGAAAAISSEQMSEFREAFAFFDKDGDGCITAEELSTVIRSLGQSPTPEELRDMVRDVDADGNGTIEFAEFLALMSRKADADADAADPEEELREAFRVFDKDHDGHISKAELRHVMISLGEKLTDEEVDGMIQEADLDGDGLVNFDEFVRMMMLSDADQQQH, encoded by the coding sequence ATGGCCGGCGCCGGTGCCGCAGCAGCGATCAGCTCGGAGCAGATGAGCGAGTTCCGGGAGGCCTTCGCCTTCTTCGACAAGGACGGCGACGGCTGCATCACGGCGGAGGAGCTGTCCACGGTCATCCGCTCCCTGGGCCAGTCCCCGACGCCCGAGGAGCTGCGGGACATGGTGCGCGACGTGGACGCCGACGGCAACGGCACCATCGAGTTCGCCGAGTTCCTGGCGCTCATGTCCCGCAAGGCCGACGCCGACGCGGACGCCGCCGACCCCGAGGAGGAGCTCCGGGAGGCCTTCAGGGTGTTCGACAAGGACCACGACGGCCACATCTCCAAGGCCGAGCTGCGCCACGTCATGATCAGCCTCGGCGAGAAGCTCACCGACGAGGAGGTGGACGGGATGATCCAGGAGGCCGACCTCGACGGCGACGGCCTCGTCAACTTCGACGAGTTCGTCAGGATGATGATGCTCTCCGACGCCGACCAGCAGCAGCATTGA